A genomic window from Labrus bergylta chromosome 7, fLabBer1.1, whole genome shotgun sequence includes:
- the lysmd4 gene encoding lysM and putative peptidoglycan-binding domain-containing protein 4: MRRGEHVPQAFQAPVDVHASADGQVYMFRRMPNESSVSSDDEELTVMEMRPRVLREHEQDRLRNMELLEREVLDDDNLNKLALQYGCKVADIKRVNNLMQEQDLFGLKSIKIPVQKHSFLTEASTDLSSPQVEMPNSSTTLVKPPDRARAQPHLQEVTDFLMEVDQDIERLIQTTDDQDEDILSNSGNRLKFDSKGQSPTGHGSDWGIQWWNAVVAMLLIGIVLPLFYVIYFKTKDNGVVAPTDDGAVTPTSANSSHTSALGLVTKGAG, from the exons ATGCGGCGAGGTGAGCATGTTCCACAGGCTTTCCAGGCCCCGGTGGATGTCCATGCCAGCGCAGACGGCCAGGTTTACATGTTCAGGAGGATGCCGAATGAGTCTTCTGTGTCCTCGGATGATGAGGAGCTCACAGTGATGGAGATGAGGCCCCGAGTTTTGCGAGAACACGAGCAGGACAGACTGAGGAACATGGAGCTGCTCGAGCGGGAGGTGTTGGATGATGACAATCTCAACAAGCTTGCATTACAATACGGCTGCAAG GTAGCAGATATAAAACGGGTGAACAACCTCATGCAGGAACAAGATTTATTTGGACTCAAATCTATCAAAATACCGGTTCAAAAACATAGCTTTTTAACTGAGGCTTCCACAGACCTTAGTTCCCCTCAAGTCGAGATGCCAAATTCATCCACCACTTTAGTGAAGCCTCCGGATAGAGCCAGAGCCCAACCACATCTACAGGAGGTCACAGACTTTCTAATGGAGGTGGACCAGGATATTGAGAGACTGATTCAGACCACGGATGATCAAGACGAAGATATTTTGTCAAACTCCGGGAACAGGCTGAAGTTTGATTCCAAAGGGCAGAGCCCGACCGGTCACGGCTCCGACTGGGGAATCCAGTGGTGGAACGCTGTGGTGGCCATGCTCCTCATAGGCATCGTCCTGCCCTTATTTTAcgtcatttatttcaaaacaaaagataatGGAGTAGTTGCACCAACAGATGACGGTGCAGTGACACCGACTTCTGCCAACTCTTCCCACACCTCAGCTCTAGGCCTTGTTACAAAAGGAGCTGGATAG